The proteins below are encoded in one region of Thermodesulfobacteriota bacterium:
- the rplU gene encoding 50S ribosomal protein L21, producing the protein MQAVIRTGGKQYRVKPGDVINVEKISGNRGDTVEFSEVLMVSDDEGAVKMGSPLVDNAAVKGRIVRDEKGKKVIVFKFKRRKGYRRKKGHRQVYTRIEITDIVS; encoded by the coding sequence ATGCAGGCAGTTATAAGAACCGGAGGAAAGCAGTATAGAGTAAAACCGGGCGATGTGATCAATGTGGAAAAAATCAGCGGAAACCGGGGGGACACCGTTGAATTCAGCGAAGTGCTCATGGTTTCTGATGATGAGGGTGCAGTCAAGATGGGCTCTCCATTGGTCGATAATGCAGCGGTTAAGGGCAGAATTGTCCGTGATGAGAAGGGTAAAAAGGTAATTGTGTTCAAGTTTAAGCGGAGAAAAGGGTACAGAAGAAAGAAAGGACATCGTCAAGTTTATACTCGCATCGAGATAACCGACATTGTAAGCTAG
- the rpmA gene encoding 50S ribosomal protein L27, which yields MAHKKGGGSTSNGRDSIGRRLGVKKFGGETVKSGNILVRQRGTKYHPGRNVGLGRDFTLFALVDGTVKFERLGKDRTRVTVEPGSSG from the coding sequence ATGGCTCACAAGAAAGGCGGAGGAAGCACTAGTAACGGAAGAGATAGTATCGGCAGAAGGTTGGGTGTGAAGAAATTTGGGGGGGAAACCGTAAAATCGGGCAATATACTGGTCAGGCAGAGAGGAACTAAATATCATCCGGGCAGAAATGTAGGCTTAGGAAGGGATTTTACATTGTTTGCGCTGGTTGACGGTACCGTCAAGTTTGAAAGGCTTGGCAAGGATAGAACCAGAGTCACGGTTGAGCCCGGCTCGTCCGGCTAA
- a CDS encoding VOC family protein: MGLFSIFFGEGTMIKGIDHVAIIVSNMDKSIEFYGKVLELKLHHDGRAEGGSKKSFLGTKSRTLIALLEDQDRGKEAPGLVQAVAHVAFRVDDVERAREVLKEKGVEFTEEKSDDGGKKKSYHFLDPDGLELEIYGEVGQKAVY; encoded by the coding sequence ATGGGATTGTTTTCTATATTTTTCGGCGAAGGTACGATGATTAAAGGAATAGACCACGTAGCTATCATAGTAAGCAACATGGATAAATCAATAGAGTTTTATGGAAAGGTACTTGAGCTAAAGCTACACCATGACGGACGGGCGGAGGGTGGAAGTAAAAAATCGTTTCTGGGTACTAAATCAAGGACTTTAATAGCCCTGCTCGAGGATCAAGACCGGGGCAAGGAAGCGCCCGGGTTGGTACAGGCTGTTGCCCATGTGGCCTTCCGGGTCGACGATGTGGAAAGGGCGAGGGAGGTTCTTAAGGAGAAGGGAGTGGAATTCACCGAAGAAAAATCGGATGACGGGGGAAAGAAAAAGTCCTATCATTTTCTTGACCCGGATGGGCTGGAGTTGGAGATATATGGCGAAGTCGGACAAAAGGCGGTGTATTAA